The window TGCTCCCGACTGTTCCTGAAGGCAATGGCTTGAGCACAAACTCAAAGAACCCCCAGAAAAGGCACACACACCAGTCAGTCCCTGTCCCAACTGGGCAAGTTCCCCCagatcccagccccagtgcttcTAAGTCAAATGAGATCACTCTGCAAGTTTCCTTACTCCTGTGCAATTACATTCCCATGTCAGAGAGGAGGGAGCCAGTTAAGCATGGATACACAGCCCTTTTCAAATGCTTAATATTTCTAGTTTCACTGTAATTATATCCTGCAGATAAAAATGGTGCTCGAGGTCAAACAAATCCTCCAGGAGAATATGCACTGCATGGaaactgtttgggttttttttaactggaaagGTTGTATAAATACTGCAGATGGAGAACCTATAATTATCCATTAAAATCACTCTGAGACTGCTGAATTAATATTTGTCCATGTTCAACCTCTAGTCTCATAATTATAAAGTTTACATGTGCCCAAAAATCAGCTCAGGCAGGAGGCAACTgatcagaaatacatttttctgggCCTTTCCTTTGGCATTAGAGCATGATGTTCTTtggagaagcagctccagggatgggggctgggctgggccacTCCTATCCTGCAGCCAGTGCCCCACCAACCTCTCCAAAGGCAGGATTCACTGCTCCATGGCCTCCACAGACACATCCCCGTGTTGCCCCAACAGTGCAGAGCTGCAACAACTCAGCTGAAAGAACCTCCATGCCTGGGAAAGGCTTTCACACCCACCACTCCCATTCAGAATCATGcaatcattaaggctggaaaagatcaTCAACATCACCACCAAATTCACTATTAAACTGCCATATCCACACagtttttgaacacttccagggatggtgactaCACTTCCTTGGGCAGAGCTTTACAACtctttctgtgactttttttccaaatatttaacCTAAATCTCTACACATTTGAAAGGGCTCTGATGGTTGTTGCCCAAGACTAATCCCACTGTTTGGTGCAACCTCCAAATCTGCCCGGGGATGGAGAGGCAGCCCTTGGTGTCATCAGGCAGGGATTCTTAAAGGGGACACTGGTGGCTTTTGCTCTGGAAATTCTCTGGGAGCAAGGAGCAGTGTGACAGCCAAGCCCTGCAGCTCGCTGGGGGGAGCAGCACAGTTCTCCACCCAAGCCCCCAGCTCCactctcctccagccctgccctgctcacacatccccctggagcagccccaggcagggagctgcctcCCCTGACTCCTTagagaagcagaaagaggaTCCAACTCCATCCTTTGCCCTCCCTTTGTCCTCCAGAGTTGTTTGCCCAGGAATGGAACAGGAGACACTTGGCACACTTGGCACAagccccagcacctctgggctCCTTTGGGAGGATGATGTTTGCTCCCCCACCAAACACTCCTGTTCAGGGAGAGACAGGCTGAGTTCCCAATGTGTGAAACCATGGACAtcatcactgccagcagcagcagcctctgtgttCCCCCCAGATCTTCCCCTCCTGTTTATCCTTGTGATCCAGGCCATGGAATGCAGCAACTGAGCCACTGCTTTTGTCCCCAGCACCAGCAAAGCCGTCATGGGGCTCAGGACAAAAGCCCCAGCAGTGGGCACTGCCCCAGAATTGGGGTTGGGGTGAAGAGCTGCAAGACTCAACCTGTCACCCTACTCTCCATCAGCCACCTCCAGACCTGAGGTGGGTGACATCTGTCTGTTCCCTGCAACTCTGGATGAAAAATACCCACAAGAACTGGGAGTCACTGGCATTACCACCCCCGGGACACAGGACCACAGGAGCAGGTCTCAGGACACCTTTTTGGTGGAGGCTTACAAGAGCCACCAgccagcaggggctgccaggaACTATATATATCTTGCTTGGATGTGAACTGCCCATGAACCCTCACCACAAATATttggaggaaggggagggggtaaaggaaacaaaaacatttaaaaaaattgtctcGGCAGTGAGAAAAACTATCAAACAACCAAAGGCAATTGAAAAATTAGGTACTTCCAAAGCTTGGTAACTTTATAACTGATGTGGAATCTGGCAGCTCAAGCACTGCTGTGCCaacctccttccccagccagctgtgctgaagCCAAAGGGCAGAGGAAATCCACAAACCCGCTCAGGGACCCCAGCCTCCCCAAATACTGACAGGGAGAAAACCCATGGCATGGACCTGatccttcctcttctccccctGGCCCCCATCTCTGAGCATCCTCCTGGAGGCAGGTACACCATTAGCATATATTTACATGCATGCTGAGGTAGGGACATGGGTTTCCCTCTTGGATGCACAAATGTAAAAACAGGATCTCTGCAGATGTCAAGGGGGTACATGAGACTTATGGGCCCCACACTCGCTCCTCTgagctgccaccagccccagcctgaggatgcagagcaggctccatgggcagggatggagggaggctGGGGGGGTTATGCCAGCAGATCTGTCACTGTTTTCCATGGACACATTCTCTTCCTACTGATGCACTTGGGGGGAAGGGGCTGTTGAACCTCACCAAGGCTTTTCTGATCTTTGAAATCATTTGGATCTCAGCAGAGTTCTTTGAGGTGAtcccctctctgccctggccaggctcaGCCCTCCCAGCAGAACACCCCTGCCACAGAGGACAACTGGATTTCTGTAGGAAAAACCCCATGTTTCCAGCAGGGATTTACCTCCTCCAAAAGCAAACTACCATCGCTAATAAGCACTGATGCTTACACACCAACACCCTGgccacaagaaaaaaacaaaccatcaaACACAAAATCTGTGCAAACACATCTCTGGTCTAAGCAAAGCCACCCAGCAAGCCAAAGTTTGGCACCAAAACCCACTGAGGTGCAGCAAAAATGCCTCCCAGCACCCAAAGCACACCCTGGCATGGATGAAGAGCTTCTCTCTTTTAAAGGTAATTTATTAACTCAGCTCCTGAGTTACTAAAACCCTTTCAGCACATGTCAAAGCAGCCCACTTCACATAGCAGTCCCTGAGGGTAGCACTCAGCCCTCTGCATGGGAAAGGTCTGTTCCTGGAGGATCCAGCTCCCTTAATGGAgcaaggagcagccagcactccagggagggacacagctccctgggaaATCGATGCCAAAGGAAGACAGGGTGGAGCTTAGTGCTTTTATAGAGATTATTTGGAAAGAGAAGAACCCGAGCGAAATGGCTCTTCCCTAGGGAACCTGGGACCTTTGTTTCTCTCCAGACACGCTCAGGATGGCTGTGTGACTTGCAGGCCTGATGCTGGGCTCCCAGTATGCCTCGGAAACACAGTTTTGTGCAGGAAAGGGAGGGGACCCACCCACCAGTACCTCCTGCAAGACACACACAGCAAAGCCAGCGCTTCCGACCATGTGGAGTGGAGGCATCTCCAGCTAACGCCTCCCAGGGCCACTTCCGTCTTTGTAAGAGCACAAGATCTGCTTCACACCTGACTCTTTTAGCCTCTGGTTGTCCTTCTCTCCTGTCTCTGCCAGCAGACTCACAAACCTCTCCCAGGTTTGTGGTCTGGAAACAGGTCTGGACCAAGTGATTACAACCCATGACAGCCACAGGTTCTCCACCCCCTGCTTTCCCCCAGGGATCCCTTATTTTTCCACCAGGAAACTCAGGGCAGCAATTTGAAGACTGCCAGAAAAACTCATCTGACTCAAAGAAAAGAGCATTCCTACCTCACCTCCATCGCACTGCCACAGCCAGAGGGTGATGCTGACCTGATCCCTCTGCTGCAGACAACACTCCACATGCCCCCACCCCAGGTCATCATTCTGACCAAAACAATTTTGGCTAGACATTTTCCAAAACCTTTGGGAAAGAAGTCGTCAGCTCCACTTAGGCAAACCAAGTGTatcaggcagagctcagaggctGGGGAGACGTTCCCAAGGCACAGAGATGGTGGCAGCCTCAGTCTCAGAGGGGCACCCCCAATCCCTCCTGGGCTCATGGCCAGGATGGCCCAGGGAACACAGGGGACACCTGCTCTGAGCTTGGCATTTGGGAAGGCACACACCAAAATGTGTATGagtgtatatatctatatatatattttatatatatatatatatttatatttatatatatatataaaatgggcagggctgctgagcaAGGCCAGGAGGGATagggagagctgcagaaattGCTACCTGCAGCCACACGTCTCCACGACCATGTCCTCATACTGTTTGTAAACCACATTGTTCCCAGAGTCAATGTAGAGGATGCTGATGGGGCTGAGCTTGGAGGGCACGCAGCAGCTCGGCGGGGTGGACTCGGGGTCCATGGAGTTCATCAGGGTCTGGATAATGGCGTGGTTGGTGGGCTCCAGGTGGGAGCGCAGCGGGAAGTCGCAGACCCCCTCGCAGTGATAGGCCTCGTAATCCAGGGGGGCGATGATCCAgtcatcccagcccagctccttgaAGTTCACGTGCAGGGGCTTCCTGCTGCAGCGCGTCTTCGCCTTCTTGCCGTGGCCTCTGCCCCCAGAGCGGGCCGCAATGGTGGTCCTCCTCTTCCTGCGCCTGAGGAACGCCTCCTGCCCAGGATCGGGGGGCTCCAGGAAgggggggctgcccagggcctTGATCTTATCCCGGATCTCCTTGAAGAGGTTCTCCTTCCTCTGGGTGCGGGAGAAGGCCACGAGCAGGGCTCGCTCGTGGGGCTGCGGCCGGGGTTTGCCGAAGCCCAGCTGCCGGGGGGGCAGTGCCTGCCCCGAGCCATCCGACACCACCCGcagctggaagcacagcagcTTCCCCGAGGGCGAGCTCTCCCTCTGATCCCGCAAGGCCTCCCGGACATCAAACACCTCCCATCGGGAGGAGCCCGTGTCCAGAACGTCCGCGGCGCGGGAGTCCAGCAGCCGGGGCTCCTCGCCGTCGCGGGCGGGGCAGGTGGCGAGCAGGAGGTGGTGGAAGGAGCCCTCGGGGGACAGCGCCAGGCTCCGGTTCTCGGGCACGGAGCGCAGGATCCGCAGCTCCGCGCCCGTCAcctcctctgcctcaggcaggCTGGAGATGTCAAAGAGGTACCGCTGCTCCGAGGCGGACGGGGAGGCATCTGGAAGAGAtaacacagagaggaaaaaaaaaaaaaaaaaaggaaaaaaagatttaaatatCAGCAAGCCAAAGCCAAGCTCTCATTAGGGAGGTGCAAGGGACGCAGAGGTAATGGGGGAGATGTCGCTGTGCAGCACGGCTTCCTGAGCATCCCAGCGGGACACAGGCTGTGTGTCCTGCATCCAGGAGCGTCACTCTGCCTGGGGGCACCGAAAACAAATGGGAAGGAGAAGGTGCATAGGGAGGGAGGAATCAATTCAAACAAGTGGCTTCTCATCAGCACTCTTCTCCACATCCTGAGGAGgtttctctgcttcctcccaGGTGTTCCAGTGACCCCAGATGCACCACTATTCTGTTTTGGCACGGAAGCCACACCTGAACCTGTGCAGCACATTACCATCCCCAATCGGCAGTTTGTCACCTATTTCTTCTGCCCCAAGTGTCACTCACACACACAAGCTGTTAAAAATTCCACTTTCCCCTCGCAGacaggcacaggcacacaggTCTGATAGAGGCACCCACAGCGGCTGAAAGCGAGCCCAGCCTCAGTTTGGCACTATTTTTAATGCATCCAAATACCTGACACAGACTTGTGCAGTTTCTGGCACTGAATAAATATACTCAACGTGAGTTTAAAAAGAAGCACCAAAGGAGGTGGAGCTGGGAAGAAGAGGTGAATTGAGTTCTGggagggttgtttttttttgttttctccctcgTTAACGAGAAACCTGACCTGGGCGTGCTGCACACATCTCTGCTGTGCCCGGAGCGCCCCGACCCGCTGCCGGCAGAGCCTGCCCGACTCCCCCGCCCCACAcccgcccagccccgccggCAGCGCC of the Camarhynchus parvulus chromosome 3, STF_HiC, whole genome shotgun sequence genome contains:
- the GDF7 gene encoding growth/differentiation factor 7 encodes the protein MRLRAAAAALCLCLLGACRLRRGLEAAAVRGPSAAAPQRPSAAAPSSASSSSAAAASPFSSPPRRDGALRNGTVVPHHYMVALYQRLAARRAPGRRADTVTGFAERARGDASPSASEQRYLFDISSLPEAEEVTGAELRILRSVPENRSLALSPEGSFHHLLLATCPARDGEEPRLLDSRAADVLDTGSSRWEVFDVREALRDQRESSPSGKLLCFQLRVVSDGSGQALPPRQLGFGKPRPQPHERALLVAFSRTQRKENLFKEIRDKIKALGSPPFLEPPDPGQEAFLRRRKRRTTIAARSGGRGHGKKAKTRCSRKPLHVNFKELGWDDWIIAPLDYEAYHCEGVCDFPLRSHLEPTNHAIIQTLMNSMDPESTPPSCCVPSKLSPISILYIDSGNNVVYKQYEDMVVETCGCR